In Thunnus thynnus chromosome 17, fThuThy2.1, whole genome shotgun sequence, the genomic window TAAAAGCCTGATAAATATCTCACAGGTTAAAGGCCTAGACAGAAAAtaacaagtacatttactcaggtaCTGCACATTAggacaattttgaggtacttatactttactttaatgtttctattttattttatacttcttctccacaacattttaaacactgtACCTGTCACTTCATTCCATGTATCTGAAAGCCATAGTTAGCCTGCAAGTAAATTTGCAGAGAGAGAtcttacatacaaaatatatgagatattttaaatattaacaacTATTTGAGAAGTGTGATGGGACAGGACAGACTGAATGAACTGGCCACAGTATCTGTTGAAAACAAAAGAGCTAAGAAGAAGCAAGGCTGCACTGAGGAAGAcgtatatatatttgtgagtaGAAGTCAAAGGGTCTGGTGGTGCAGCCTTCATAGAGTTACATGTTACGCTACAGTCTTTTGATATATCCATTTATACAACCATACAGACTTGAGGGTGTAtggactatatatatatatatatatatatatatatataaaatgttaaaacaataatcttgattaacaaacagaaaaaagaaacacaccaaaaaaaagtaaaaatacaggGACAGAGAAACAATGGCTAATAGCTTAATCAAGTGCAGttgtaatgaaaataaataaaataagataaaatctATGATGTCTCTCCATAACTGCTATTCAGTCAGAAGAATTGATCATTCATAGCAGATGGTTATACAGTTGTTCCATGAGAAAGCTCTTAAGGAATCTGAGTAGGATTCTGCTCGGAAAACACATTCATCAACATAAAATCTCAGTAAAAACcacaatgatgaaaatataacaTATTAGGAGGAGGTTGGGATGGTGGAGGGAGATGCAGCAACCAACAGTGTTTACTTGAGCATTGCAGCTGTGTAAAGGCCTGGTCACACCGAAAAGGGGAACAACAAAATTCATCTGCACATCTTGAGCGGTGGATGTGGTTCAAGAGGTTTGGTCAGGGCTACTTGGTGAACTACTTTAGTTAGCACAAAAGCCTCCTGAGgtgctttcttttttctctgtgctgtgtAGTTTCCTCCCACCTGACATTTTCTTGTCAGGGTTGTACatcattttgtttgtgagagttttattttttttgcggtgggtggtggtggtagtggtggtgtgtgtgtgtgtgtgtgtgtgtgtgtgtgtgtgtgtgtgtgtgagggggggggtccctaacagtttattcaaaagacGTGTTTTACTGTACAGAAACTGAATCGTAAAATTAACACACTGTGGTTATGTAGCAGACAGACTTGGCCTGAGGCAGAGATTTCCTGGAGTTTTGTCCTCACTGTGAAGTTGCCAGGTTTTTGTGTGGATTAAACTAACAAGATGTAACGTGTTAATTATTTAACTTTAGAgttgctggtaggtggattttgttacttaGCTGTTTCCaatctttgtgctaagctaagcttaCCAGCTTTAGCCTTTGTTTTTTACCGTATAGAGAGATGAGACTGACTCAAAACAATCCCTTTAACACCTCGCTGCACCCTGACCCATGGCTTCACCCTTTTTCTGTGTTACCACACCAAGGAAAAGACTTATTGCGCTAACTCATTGTGTTTTCAACTCAGTCCAAATAGCATGACACTGCCACTGTGGAGGAAATCATCTTTGTCATTAGTGTGTTAAAACCTCTGTAAGCGCACGTACGCAAGTGGAAAATTTGGGGTTAACTAGTAATAGAATCTCGCCTGGCACTCGCACTGTCTGCCATTGTGTTGTTACAACAAGCACAATCTACCTCCACCACACTCACAGTTGTTGAATAGGGCAGTTTAACTGGCTCTTTTGGCCAGAATGCGACCATATTGTGTAATTGAAGTGCATGTTTTGATTCAGCTTGATCACAAGCAGGAATGTGTGTCATGCTGGCAGGCACGAAGCGTGGAGGAGACTTGCACAAAGAGCAGGGGAGTTAATCTATTTTGTTCATCTCACTCCTCTGGTTTAAACACTGTGCTTTAGGTAATTGAAGAGCAGGCCTTTGAAGAAGCTCAAACAGTTGAATAGCTGGCTATCACACTGGCATACAGGGGACTATATCAGAGAGAGACTCGCCCCAGGAGGGAGTAACAAATGTATTTGGATGGGACCAATGTGATTAGAGATTGTTGTTAATGGTCTAAACACGAAACATGTTTGAAAGGCTTTGCATCAGTGCAGCGTAAAAAGCTGCAGCTTGTGCGCTAACGTGTACTTTCTTATGCTTTATATCACCGTGAGTTGTTCTTTTCAGGATTTGCTCGCAGTCTGGATGTTGCAGTTACTGTTTTTCATTCTATTCACAATGTCAACTGCAAATGTGCAGTTTGCATTGTCACTGAAGGCAACTCCATGTGTCAGATAGCTATCTCCCTCCATCTTGCTCCAGACACAGCGATGGTAAAAAGCATCTGCTCTCAGTAAATGTGCGGTACATTATCCACACAGTGATTTAAACTGGCAAAGACTGCCAGAATGGATGCCTTGAAGGCTGACTTCTGCTACGGATGTGTTCATTATCTCCCTTTATCTTGAAAGCTTTACTATCTTTGCATGGGAGTGAAAGGGGTATGtgtaagtgtgagtgtgtgtttttttttttgttaatccGTTCCCATAAAGATGTAAGCATGTTCCACATTGCATCAGGAACACATCTGTGTTCTTGGTGCATGCAGTAATTGCAGCAATTATTCTGTATAATTGGATTGTTTTATGTCCTTGAAGGATGTTAAGGACTTTTCATGTTTGATACTACAGTAATTATCTGTTCCTGTGTTTGTACATGCCCTGGTTTGTTGAATACACTCAGTAACAGCCTGTTACAGCCTaagtgacctttttttttacttgttctGCAGATGATAAATGTCCAAATTTATGAAGTTGCACTGAGGCCAGAGGGCAGACATCTTttttggtatgttttttttgtcttcactgCCATTCAACCGGTTATCCACCCCTACCGCACCTGCGTCCTGAGATGCTTCATTTTCAGAGGGTAACCCCCAAATGTGGAGCCTTACATTTGAACTAAATATGGATCACCATTCCTTTGCCCCTCCACTCctctttgtttccttctttGGCTGGAGGAGACGAGCAGAGGCATTGGCCGTGAACTTGGATCCCCCTCCcccataaaaacacacacgcgcgcgcacacacacacacgcactctctctctctctctctctctctctctctccctctgtgtctctgcatcACTCCCTCTCTTTTTGCACCCCATCCTTATCCCCACCCTAACgtcaacccccccccacccccttccaGCTATGTCTGCAAGCGTTCCCATGGCAACTGTCGCACTGCCTGCCTAGCAACAGGCTTTATCCTTTCACTGgataaaaaaaaggggggaaacaGAAAATGGGGGGGATGTGGGGGTTGCGGTTTTTCATGGGTGCATGGATGTGGGTGAGGACGGTAGTGTAACAGCAGCATGTTGCAGTAGCTTCATTAAATCTTCTTCTCTCCACTCCACACCTGCAGCGCCTGCCTCGCCTTTACCTTATTACCTTTCCAGTTCACCACAGGCTTGTCCAATTTACTCAGAGGCAGACTGCACGTCTGTTCATAAAATGTTGCCTTTCAAATCTGTTTTAGGGAGGAATTGTAGACAAAATTAGtgtttaaattttttaattttattgagGTGGGAGTACACACAGGTGATCTTGTTACAGTATATGTCCACCAACACATATAAAAAGCTAGAATAAATATTTCTTCATACATACGCAGATGAGAGCATCATCTCCGTAGTGATAAAATGATGCTGACACGTGCTAAGCTGCATGAACATCTTTATTGcttcaaatgattattttcttgttattcAACTGACCTTTTCGTACTTGAGTATCAGCTTCTGCACGTTTCTCCTGATTACACTCGCATATACACACATAGgatatacacatgcacagttGCTTAATTTAACAATCACTCATCACCATGCCAACTAACTCCCTAACCTGCAAGAACATGGATTTCAGTGAACCATAGCATGATTACTATGTTGTTGTAGATGATGAAAACAGACTCTGGGGCTTTATAGCAACGCTAAAGATATTGTctttgctgccctctgctgaCTCCGAAGTGGTATCATCTTCTTATTTTTAATACACGTGATGGAAACAGATTTGGACTCAATACAAAAGTGTATTGAAATACTGGCGCTCTTGTGTGTAATGACAGACACATTGCAAAAGAACCACAAGAAGATTAAATAATTATCTCCGCTAAACGTGACTGCATGTCTCCGTGAAATTCACACTAACCATTCTTCGCCTCCGTGAACTCCCCTCCAGCTGTTATAATCAAAGCTCTCGTGTTTTGAAGATCTCTAATAGAAGTTGAGCTGTTGAGTAATAGCCGGCACAcccactgtctctgtctctgtctgtctggctgtcAGACTGTCTTGCCGCCTGCAGGGACAGCGGGAGAGAAACCTGCCAAGTGCACAGCTCCACTCCTCGTTGCCTGCATTTGTCAGCACTTGTCAGTCAAACCTTACCCTTCTCTTGTTCTCTTTCACCGACTCTCTCATCTTGCAACATTTGATCTGTTGGGAGGAGAAATTATATCTACACTCAAATGAGCAATGTGACATTTCGTGTAGTCGCTTTAGATGTTTAGTTTGATTACTGGATGTTACTTAGAGATAACTTATGATATTTAGTTTTTTGGCTTGGTTGTGGTGATATGTAAAGGGGTACTCaagtgatttagtattgcatttccataaagttgggggacttaCAAGAGtcagattaaatgaaaaaaaaagtcacaattgaagcagctgaggctgagatatcctaaCTTTTATTCTCTAGTATGGGTCAAGTGCAAAGAAGTTACAGTTCTCATAATGCAGCTAGATAGCTTCTTTTATTAGACCCTCCCTGCTTGCTAAATGCTTGCTTATTTGAAACcccacacctccagtttgtaacaGAGGCtttgtgttaaataaaataaaaaaacaaaatgaagtctCAAGCCCAAGCTGAGATGATTACATCACTATTACATCATCAGGGTTGTTTTTAGTCCAAAAAAAGaactgaacttcatgtgtaaaattggcaGGTTGCCCCTTTAAGGTTTCCTAGAGTAATGATCAACTTGACACAATGATGCTGAATCTgtcaaagatttatttattttcaaatatgaaaatgtacagAGAGACATCAGACATTGAATTCTTCTCATCACCTCAGTACAGAAACAGGGcagtaataaaaacatgttcaaactggACATGAATAGAGACTGAAGGGTGTGTGAAACACTAAAACAGTACTGTAGATGTTATAGTGCCTTTCCTAAAAGGAGCTCctgacataaaaatgaaatgctctTTTGACATGACACATAACGAGTGACGGTAAACAAGTGCGTGGAAGAAAACGAACTCAGAACAAACCTTTCTTTTAGCCTTCGAAACCAATGGAGTTTTTGACAGCTACTAATTTTATTCCAGCTATTGCAGTCTGTGAttctgtgtgtatttactgtCTGTCTGCAAGTGTTTACAGGTTTGTGCAAACTTGTTTCAGCGGCGGGAAACATGTGCAGTAAGTCATTCCACTCTAATTACAAATCTGCAAACATTTCCTCCCATCGGTTTGTTTTAACCTGCTGGCTGATTTCCAACTGAATTGAACGCAGCTTCAAAACCACCAAACCCTGTTATCTCTGATGATTTGATGTAAAcagtttcatgtgtgtttttagttgTCACAGTGTATGGAATAGAGACATTATTATACACTTAACACTATTACAGATAAGCCCCCCTATCTGAGAAACATTGATAGGAGCTGAGATTAAGTAGTGGTTAAAACCTAGACAGCAGGTTATGAGATGAATGTTTATGGACATTtattacaatatacagtatttgaaataaaaacaacacattgttaGAAGTTTGTTAGACTCGACAGATGAGTCCTTGTGAACATTTGCTCCTGTGGTTGTGCTGTATTTAAAGGCTCATTCACAGTAAAACTGTGTCTGTCCTTAAAAGTCTAGACGTCTGCAAACACTGACTGAGTCAGCGTCGGCCCTCAGTTGACGTTGGCCATGAACTGCTCTGTGAAAAGCTTCTTCAGCTGAGCCACCTCCTCACTCAGAGAGTTGAGCTGAGACTTCAGGTAACCGTTCTCATGCTGATACCGGACCTCTGCTTGTCCTTGCGTGGGAGGCTGCAGGCTGTAGCTGGCTGCTGAGGCATTGTATTGAGGGGACTGTCTCCCCCTCCtgccctcctccccctccagctgctggagcCAGGGGCCAGTGTGCCCCGCTCCGGTTTCACCTCCGCTCAGTCCTTGCCCTTTGAAGGCCTCTCTTTGACCTTCCCGTGCCGCGAGGGATAGCGTGGGGCTGCGTCTGCTGTTATCCCCTGCAGCATCACCCCCATCCCCGCTGCCAGGCGTCTTGAAACGTAGCTTGTGTGGAAGGTTTTTCATTCCCTCAGCATGGTCCAACTTGCTTACAGTGAGAACCGCAGTGTGTTGGACCTCAGCAGGGGAGTGGTGGAGGTCATAGCCCAGCTCCTCTGCCCTGTGTGGGGATAATTTCCCATGGTCACTCAGTCGGTCTTCAAAGAAGATAGGGCTGCCCACACTGGACCCACCTGGTGTTGAGAACCCTGAGTCCTCTGACAGGTTACCAGCATCCCTGGAGCCCCGCGCACTCAACTGGCCTTTCTGGTTGCTGGGATGTGAGGTTGAGGAATTGGGGAGGCCTCCATCCCCCCTGTGGAGATAATAGTGGGGAGTCAAGCTTTGAGTGGTGTGTTGAGGAGCCGTTGTGAGTGGCAAGATAGGGGCATTGGAGGGGTCTTTGACCAGGCCAAAGCGGAACTTCAGAGCCAGCAGCTCTGCCCTGAGACGTGCGTTCTCCTCCAGCAGAGCCAGCACACGGCTCTCCAGGACCATATCGTTCACACGCCGCTTTTCTCTGGAGCGCTTCGCGGCCTCGTTattcttcctcctcttgtcCCAGTAGCCGTCATCCTTTTTGTCAAGCGGGATGAACTCGCGCTTGCGCCGGATGCTGGAAGCAGGACTCTCTTTGCGTTTCACAGCGGAGCTGCGACCCAGCAGGGAGCGGGCCAGCAGGCTGCTGGAGGTCAGGATGGACACAGCTTCATCTGTGAAGGACAAGGGcgctcctgctcctcctcctcctcctcctcctcctcctcctcctcctcctcctccccctcctccaccaccacttGGAGTCACTGCTGCAGGTGGCTGCAAGGTCTGGAGCACAGTCACATCCTGTTGCCCCCTCATCGGCTGGGACTGCTCCTCAAACATCACGCCTGGTACACTCAATCAGATTGAACGAGTCTCTCCTTGTTGCTAAGAGCAGAAGGAACCGCTGTGTGGTGCTGAGCGCCCGCTAGATGTTCAGAGGCAAGAATGCAGAAACAGTGCCACCTAGTGATCGCAGTGACGGAgggaaaagagaagagggatTTAGTGGTTATGCAAGAGCCATTACAACACAATATTATGTAACCCCATTACATCTCTCCAATAAAACTGGAGCGACTTGTACCATAACCTTGCAAGCCTCATTATACGTTCAGTGGAACAATGCGTGTTGTAAATACAGATCTAGTCAGCCATGCCAGACTTTTGgtatttaattaaaatctgACATTAACCCACAAATATTTTAACCTACACATGTTTTTAGTttcacaccaaaacaaacattcacgGGTTTACATTGCATTTCTTGACCCTCTTTATATTTGATCTGTCATCCTTATTAAACCCAATTAAGTCATTTGCGATCGGTTTCCGGTCTGACTGTTTTACTTGCTTCATCAGCACTGACCCACATGTGTGACAGGAACATGCTGATCTCCCGTCGGCCGCTTATAACAATCTGAGCTGACCTGACTTCACTGTTTTACATCACACCCAGCAGCGTTGCTGGCGTGTGAGAGAACACATGTGGGTTTACAGGCAAATGAAAGTTTCTCAGAACAAGCGGCAACTTCTGTCTTGGTTTACTTCATTtataaagataaaagtaaaCAGCTTCCGTTTGTACTGTAAAATGCGACCTAAGCACTGGCATGTAATGTATATGTTAGGGTGACAAGGCATAAAAGATTGCAGCTTGGCATCACAACAGAACAGCGAAGGTCTATCTATTACTATATAGTCTAATACTATTTCGGCTACGGAAAGTCTTTAGAAAACGTGCGCTTATATTCTAATCAGTCACCTtcaatgtttgttgttttattccGCGAAACATGCTCAATGGTCcgtaatgtaaaaaaagaaagtttaagAAAATCAGATATaaagaaaaatctatttaaaaaataactgtaCCTCTGATGAATGATCAATGTCCTCCTTCGGTGCGCGTGTGTCCTCCGCCTCTCCAAACGTCTTGTGGGTTCAGGAAGAAGCgcctttctctgtcttcttctctggtttAATACTGCAGATCCACTCAGCGCTGTTACTTAATATTATCATCAGTGTGGCGCACCTCCACTCTGCTCCACTTGGAATGCCGCAGCTCCTATTTGTAACGTTGAGTTCAGCTCAGGACGGTGCCTATCCTCACATGAACCAGCGGGGCCCTGTTTgtgtgctcgtgtgtgtgtatgtgtgtgtgtgtgtgtgtgtgtgtgtctctgagcCCGCCTTCCCCCCTGTCAcacctccccccctcctccctccgcCATCCAAAGGAAAGCTCCTATCGGCTTTCACATACCAGATCaagcatcatcatcaccatcatcatcaccatcatctgaCCTGGCTCGCCCCGCCCCCTCTGACAGGATAATCTACCCATAACAATTAGGCAATGTTACAAGCAGCTGTATAAGACAGAAGACatacagtgttttcagtgtgagaTGTGATCATAGGGCTTCATATATTCTTAACCCTGATGTTCTGTTTGGGTTCCTGCAGACCCCTTTAAGGAAAGTCCTCTTGAACAGCTCAAAACAGTCTTTTATCAGTTTGAAACATCATGACTTTCCCAAACTTTATGAGAATTGCTCATGAACATGATTTTGAAGTGATGACATGTTTCAGAGGTTGCATTACTTCTGGTACTTCTGTTTGAGctctgagaaaaaaagttaaacagaATGGATTTTCATCATGCCCTATATCTGTGATTGGTGTAGACAGGACTTTTTATGCAACATGATTCCTTCCAAATCTTAAATTAGGCTATCTGGACTTTTATAATAGTTTGTTGTTGAGAGGTCTAACAGGGAGTTAGATCCCCAAATATATGTGCTCCTgctttgtaagatgtcaaattGTAAATTTCTCTGTCTATGAATGACTTATAATAAAacgaatatatattttttcatgtatgGTCCATATAACCATAGTccatatataaaacatgaaacatttctttatttggtGTAATAACAATACTTAATGTTAATCTCCATATTTTGTCACCTTCATCAAATGTGCAGTTTGTGGTAAAGGGAATTGTCACCACTTCAATACTTTTAGACATATTAGGTTTTAACAAggtcaggagaaaa contains:
- the nfil3-6 gene encoding nuclear factor, interleukin 3 regulated, member 6 isoform X2, which produces MFEEQSQPMRGQQDVTVLQTLQPPAAVTPSGGGGGGGGGAGAPLSFTDEAVSILTSSSLLARSLLGRSSAVKRKESPASSIRRKREFIPLDKKDDGYWDKRRKNNEAAKRSREKRRVNDMVLESRVLALLEENARLRAELLALKFRFGLVKDPSNAPILPLTTAPQHTTQSLTPHYYLHRGDGGLPNSSTSHPSNQKGQLSARGSRDAGNLSEDSGFSTPGGSSVGSPIFFEDRLSDHGKLSPHRAEELGYDLHHSPAEVQHTAVLTVSKLDHAEGMKNLPHKLRFKTPGSGDGGDAAGDNSRRSPTLSLAAREGQREAFKGQGLSGGETGAGHTGPWLQQLEGEEGRRGRQSPQYNASAASYSLQPPTQGQAEVRYQHENGYLKSQLNSLSEEVAQLKKLFTEQFMANVN
- the nfil3-6 gene encoding nuclear factor, interleukin 3 regulated, member 6 isoform X3, which translates into the protein MFEEQSQPMRGQQDVTVLQTLQPPAAVTPSGGGGGGGGAGAPLSFTDEAVSILTSSSLLARSLLGRSSAVKRKESPASSIRRKREFIPLDKKDDGYWDKRRKNNEAAKRSREKRRVNDMVLESRVLALLEENARLRAELLALKFRFGLVKDPSNAPILPLTTAPQHTTQSLTPHYYLHRGDGGLPNSSTSHPSNQKGQLSARGSRDAGNLSEDSGFSTPGGSSVGSPIFFEDRLSDHGKLSPHRAEELGYDLHHSPAEVQHTAVLTVSKLDHAEGMKNLPHKLRFKTPGSGDGGDAAGDNSRRSPTLSLAAREGQREAFKGQGLSGGETGAGHTGPWLQQLEGEEGRRGRQSPQYNASAASYSLQPPTQGQAEVRYQHENGYLKSQLNSLSEEVAQLKKLFTEQFMANVN
- the nfil3-6 gene encoding nuclear factor, interleukin 3 regulated, member 6 isoform X1, coding for MFEEQSQPMRGQQDVTVLQTLQPPAAVTPSGGGGGGGGGGAGAPLSFTDEAVSILTSSSLLARSLLGRSSAVKRKESPASSIRRKREFIPLDKKDDGYWDKRRKNNEAAKRSREKRRVNDMVLESRVLALLEENARLRAELLALKFRFGLVKDPSNAPILPLTTAPQHTTQSLTPHYYLHRGDGGLPNSSTSHPSNQKGQLSARGSRDAGNLSEDSGFSTPGGSSVGSPIFFEDRLSDHGKLSPHRAEELGYDLHHSPAEVQHTAVLTVSKLDHAEGMKNLPHKLRFKTPGSGDGGDAAGDNSRRSPTLSLAAREGQREAFKGQGLSGGETGAGHTGPWLQQLEGEEGRRGRQSPQYNASAASYSLQPPTQGQAEVRYQHENGYLKSQLNSLSEEVAQLKKLFTEQFMANVN